A genomic segment from Cyprinus carpio isolate SPL01 chromosome A22, ASM1834038v1, whole genome shotgun sequence encodes:
- the elf3 gene encoding ETS-related transcription factor Elf-3 isoform X2: MASSELSLILNNANANLYPSEPQPNLLSMTAPMGRPPHLSEMTFGSNTNSTMGSWDLVNPQMWTRQNVLEWIGFHVEESRFDARLLNMNYCDMDGITLCTMSKETLMNMFGPVLGEQLHHSLETLKARYATDLSETCLSESELDLLDNILQNSFPFMHGQSLGPLLETVVVQPSIPSDNSEKSYSYFDEYTNQLTPESDHGYDSLTESFQSSHTGSFLNPSSPESNSSDSDPEYSEMHYSASTKNFVKQESVETKKRGRGRPPKPRDSEGYEHFIQSKKSKHAPRGTHLWEFIRDILVHPEQNQGLMKWEDRRDGVFKFLKSEAVAQLWGQKKKNSSMTYEKLSRAMRYYYKREILERVDGRRLVYKFGKNSTGWRIEETGY, from the exons ATGGCGTCCAGCGAGCTTAGTCTAATTCTCAACAACGCCAATGCCAACCTGTACCCATCTGAACCACAGCCCAACTTGTTGAGCATGACAGCACCGATGGGCAGACCACCACATCTCTCAGAGATGACCTTCGGCAGTAACACCAACAGCACAATGG GCTCCTGGGACCTGGTGAACCCACAGATGTGGACAAGGCAGAATGTTCTGGAGTGGATCGGCTTTCACGTGGAGGAGAGCAGGTTTGATGCCAGGCTGCTGAATATGAACTACTGCGACATGGACGGGATCACACTGTGCACAATGTCAAAAGAAACTTTGATGAACATGTTCGGACCGGTGCTTGGTGAACAGCTTCACCACAGTTTGGAGACACTAAAGGCCAGATATG CTACTGACCTGTCTGAGACATGCCTGAGTGAATCCGAATTAGACTTACTAGACAACATACTGCAGAACTCGTTTCCCTTCATGCATGGACAGAGCCTCGGTCCACTTCTTGAAACGGTGGTGGTCCAGCCGTCAATCCCATCAG acaattctgagaaaagctACAGCTACTTTGATGAGTACACCAACCAGCTGACTCCAGAGAGCGACCACGGCTATGACTCTCTAACTGAGAGCTTTCAGAGTTCCCACACTG GTAGCTTCCTGAACCCAAGCTCACCCGAGTCAAACAGCAGCGACTCCGACCCAGAATACTCAGAGATGCATTACTCCGCCAGCACCA AGAACTTTGTGAAGCAAGAGTCAGTAGAGACAAAGAAGAGAGGCAGAGGACGACCCCCAAAGCCCAGGGATAGTGAGGGATATGAGCACTTCATTCAGTCCAAAAAGAGCAAACACG CTCCAAGAGGAACCCACCTTTGGGAGTTTATCCGGGACATCCTGGTCCATCCGGAGCAGAACCAAGGTCTGATGAAATGGGAGGACCGCAGGGATGGCGTCTTCAAGTTCTTGAAGTCCGAAGCTGTTGCTCAGCTCTGGgggcagaagaagaagaacagcaGCATGACGTATGAGAAGCTCAGTAGAGCCATGAG GTATTACTACAAACGAGAGATTCTAGAGAGAGTGGATGGAAGGAGACTCGTCTACAAGTTCGGGAAGAACTCCACCGGTTGGAGAATAGAGGAGACCGGATATTGA
- the elf3 gene encoding ETS-related transcription factor Elf-3 isoform X1, with protein MASSELSLILNNANANLYPSEPQPNLLSMTAPMGRPPHLSEMTFGSNTNSTMAGSWDLVNPQMWTRQNVLEWIGFHVEESRFDARLLNMNYCDMDGITLCTMSKETLMNMFGPVLGEQLHHSLETLKARYATDLSETCLSESELDLLDNILQNSFPFMHGQSLGPLLETVVVQPSIPSDNSEKSYSYFDEYTNQLTPESDHGYDSLTESFQSSHTGSFLNPSSPESNSSDSDPEYSEMHYSASTKNFVKQESVETKKRGRGRPPKPRDSEGYEHFIQSKKSKHAPRGTHLWEFIRDILVHPEQNQGLMKWEDRRDGVFKFLKSEAVAQLWGQKKKNSSMTYEKLSRAMRYYYKREILERVDGRRLVYKFGKNSTGWRIEETGY; from the exons ATGGCGTCCAGCGAGCTTAGTCTAATTCTCAACAACGCCAATGCCAACCTGTACCCATCTGAACCACAGCCCAACTTGTTGAGCATGACAGCACCGATGGGCAGACCACCACATCTCTCAGAGATGACCTTCGGCAGTAACACCAACAGCACAATGG CAGGCTCCTGGGACCTGGTGAACCCACAGATGTGGACAAGGCAGAATGTTCTGGAGTGGATCGGCTTTCACGTGGAGGAGAGCAGGTTTGATGCCAGGCTGCTGAATATGAACTACTGCGACATGGACGGGATCACACTGTGCACAATGTCAAAAGAAACTTTGATGAACATGTTCGGACCGGTGCTTGGTGAACAGCTTCACCACAGTTTGGAGACACTAAAGGCCAGATATG CTACTGACCTGTCTGAGACATGCCTGAGTGAATCCGAATTAGACTTACTAGACAACATACTGCAGAACTCGTTTCCCTTCATGCATGGACAGAGCCTCGGTCCACTTCTTGAAACGGTGGTGGTCCAGCCGTCAATCCCATCAG acaattctgagaaaagctACAGCTACTTTGATGAGTACACCAACCAGCTGACTCCAGAGAGCGACCACGGCTATGACTCTCTAACTGAGAGCTTTCAGAGTTCCCACACTG GTAGCTTCCTGAACCCAAGCTCACCCGAGTCAAACAGCAGCGACTCCGACCCAGAATACTCAGAGATGCATTACTCCGCCAGCACCA AGAACTTTGTGAAGCAAGAGTCAGTAGAGACAAAGAAGAGAGGCAGAGGACGACCCCCAAAGCCCAGGGATAGTGAGGGATATGAGCACTTCATTCAGTCCAAAAAGAGCAAACACG CTCCAAGAGGAACCCACCTTTGGGAGTTTATCCGGGACATCCTGGTCCATCCGGAGCAGAACCAAGGTCTGATGAAATGGGAGGACCGCAGGGATGGCGTCTTCAAGTTCTTGAAGTCCGAAGCTGTTGCTCAGCTCTGGgggcagaagaagaagaacagcaGCATGACGTATGAGAAGCTCAGTAGAGCCATGAG GTATTACTACAAACGAGAGATTCTAGAGAGAGTGGATGGAAGGAGACTCGTCTACAAGTTCGGGAAGAACTCCACCGGTTGGAGAATAGAGGAGACCGGATATTGA